Part of the Burkholderia humptydooensis genome, TCGACGCGCCGAGCAAGGGCAACGTGTACGCGTCGGAATGCCCGACGCGGCTCGTGCTCGATCGCATTGCGGATAAATGGACCGTCCTGATCCTCGCGCTGCTGTCGCACGAGCCGCTGCGCTTCAACGCGCTGCTGCGGCATATCGAAGGCCTGTCGCAGAAGGTGCTGTCGCAAACGCTCAAGCGGCTCGAGCGAGATGGGCTCGTCACGCGCACCGTATACGCGACGGTGCCGGTGTCTGTCGAATATGCGTTGACGCCGCTCGGCCACACGCTCGCGCGCTCGATCTCGCCGATCATCGTGTGGGCGGAAACGCACATCGACGCCGTGCTCGATGCGCGCACGGCCTACGACGCTCAGCAGGATCACGCGAGCGCCTGAGCGATCGCAGGCGTTCGGCGCATCGGCATCAGCGTTGCGGAAAATCGAGAAAAATAAATATCGCGGCGATGTGATTTTCATTTCCGCCGGACGCTTTTCAAACGAATCGAATCATCGCCATTGTTTCCTCTGTCGTGCGAAACGAGAGAAAAGTGCGGAAAGGGTTGCCTTGGTGCGCTGCGTCATTCATTATGCTGACGAGAAAGCGATGCGAAAGCTGTTCGATCGGAATTTGACATGATCTGGTACGATGTTTGAAAAAACGTTGAGAGCATTGAACGGTCGAGGTTTGTCGTGGCCCGAATGTTTGGAACCATGTGTCGGTTTACATGGCCGATTCATCGGATCATAGTCATGGCAAATAAAGCAGCACGATAACTACGAGCGTACTTACGGAGACTGAGGATGATACGCACATACGAGGGGGCGGCGGAGCCGCTGTATTTTCAAATTCCCGTTCGGGAAGTCGTCGCACGCATTGCTTTCCTGCGCAATCGCATCGCCAATTAGCCGTCGATTTTCATTCAATTTTCCGCTTGAGGGCGCCGCATTGCCATGCCGCGCCGCGAATCGGCGCGCGCATTGAATTCCGCGTGCCGGATCAGCACTGTTCGCGCTTGCGGCCAGGCGTCGCGAATTGCCGCGTCGCCGACGGCGACACCGAAATACCAACCAGCCGGCGGGTGATCACGCTACGCCGGACGAGACCGGATTCGATCAAAAAGGAGGGGTGATGCTTTGCATTCCTAATCTTCGCGCAGCCGTGCTGTCCTGTGTGGTTGCCGCGATGCCGTTCGTCGCCGGCTGCGGCGGCGGGGACGATCCCGGCCCGATTCAAGTCGGGCAGTGCTCGGGAGGCTCGTGTCCGCCGAGCGGGCCGAGCACGACGCCGCCGACGGTGACGAAGCTGTGTCCCGACGCGCTTGATTACTCGACGACGTACACGGGCGGCTCGGGTAGCGGCGAATACGTGAAGGTCAAGTTCGATACGGCGAAGAAGACTTACCAGATGCAGTTCGTCGCATCGTCGGTGCCGACGTCGGCGGGGCAGATCAACAACACGCGCGCCGGCCTCGCGATCAGCGGCACGTTCCACAACGCGACCGGGCTGCCGACCGCCGAGCAGAATCGCTGTGCGTTCGTGCTCGACAACGGCGCGACGAGCGATGGCGCGTACTCGGTGACGATCAACCGCGCCGATCCGCCGATGCTGTTCGTCGGCATGGGCGTCGTGGGCGGCGGGATTCCGGGCGCGACGGTCGCGTTCCCGGGCCTCGAACTGTTCCCGGGGTTCACGATCGGCGCGGTGCCATCGCGCACGTTCGATTTCTATCCGTTCATCGGCTTTACGGACACCGAAACGGACTTCACGAAAGTGGCGGGCGTATACAACGAAGTCGGCGTGCATCTTCAGCCGACGGGCACGTCGTTCCAGACAGTGGCGCCGCAAGGCTGGCAGCCGGACGTCGTGAACTGGACGCAGACGCTCAACGCGGACGGCTCGTGCACGATCACGCCGGGCAGCGACTATTCGTGCCGCACGACGGGCACCCCGTGGACGCTGCGCAAGAACGCGGACGGCACGTCCGACAACGTGTTCGTGAGCCATCCGCAGCCGAACCAGCCGTATCCGTCCGCCGGGCAAGGGCAACCGCTCGTGATCGTGACGCCGAGCCAGGCGCAGGGCGTGATGATCGTCGGCAGGCTCAATGGCCAGCTCGTGCCCGTCGTCATTCGCGTCGGCTACGCGAACGTCGACTCGGGCAATCCGCTCGGATCGGTCGCGGACGCGGAGATCGGCATCTCGGTGCTCGCGCCCGCCACGCCGGTCGCGGCGAATTCGCTGCAAGGCGGCTACATCGGCGCGACGAGCGCGGTCGCGTGCGGCGTCGTGAGCTTCGGCGGCACCTCGACAGCCCCCGCCAACAGCGGTTCCGCGTTCGACAACACGGTGCCTCATCCCGAATTGCCCGGCACGTATCGAGACGGCTTCTTCTATCCGTCCGCCGGCAATTGCACGGATGGCTCGGCCGTGTCGACGCTCGCGGCGAACTATACGTCGACGCTGTTCCA contains:
- a CDS encoding DUF2957 domain-containing protein, whose product is MLCIPNLRAAVLSCVVAAMPFVAGCGGGDDPGPIQVGQCSGGSCPPSGPSTTPPTVTKLCPDALDYSTTYTGGSGSGEYVKVKFDTAKKTYQMQFVASSVPTSAGQINNTRAGLAISGTFHNATGLPTAEQNRCAFVLDNGATSDGAYSVTINRADPPMLFVGMGVVGGGIPGATVAFPGLELFPGFTIGAVPSRTFDFYPFIGFTDTETDFTKVAGVYNEVGVHLQPTGTSFQTVAPQGWQPDVVNWTQTLNADGSCTITPGSDYSCRTTGTPWTLRKNADGTSDNVFVSHPQPNQPYPSAGQGQPLVIVTPSQAQGVMIVGRLNGQLVPVVIRVGYANVDSGNPLGSVADAEIGISVLAPATPVAANSLQGGYIGATSAVACGVVSFGGTSTAPANSGSAFDNTVPHPELPGTYRDGFFYPSAGNCTDGSAVSTLAANYTSTLFQGATAAFLDPMTSSVSAQFSVDYTQTTPGKIKVTATRDFDAQGSAGTVAIFRKGDYGWLIKVGNVYGMVVNNSQYNPFFTVGAFVQ
- a CDS encoding winged helix-turn-helix transcriptional regulator, producing MATMRKNAPDGEQITERKPSLLDAPSKGNVYASECPTRLVLDRIADKWTVLILALLSHEPLRFNALLRHIEGLSQKVLSQTLKRLERDGLVTRTVYATVPVSVEYALTPLGHTLARSISPIIVWAETHIDAVLDARTAYDAQQDHASA